A window of Bacillus sp. E(2018) contains these coding sequences:
- a CDS encoding YybS family protein — MRNTRVLVEGAVVSGIYTLLFLITMYIPLFSLVSLFILPLPFIIYLYRQDLKAGLLLWAVTFGVSLAFAGLNGIIVTLFAGLTGIVMGELYRRKKSAFAVLLGASLSNIVNMLGTLAIAQVFMGINFVKELETQFQSAIGTAEDLYKSGGQDPAQIERLKEQAELIPMMLPTYIIGGAVILAFLTHIAARMLMKRMRYDVPSFPPFREWNLPKSFLWYYIIAIVLTFSMPEKGTSLYIVTINLYMILSFVLIIQGFTVIFYYAWIKNWKRKRIILLVILLFLLSSILPIPLEVVKFLGIIDLGFMIKKRLKPKQ, encoded by the coding sequence ATGCGCAATACTAGAGTATTGGTGGAAGGTGCCGTTGTTTCGGGCATTTATACGCTTCTTTTTTTAATCACTATGTACATACCGTTATTCAGCTTGGTCTCGTTATTTATTTTGCCGCTTCCGTTTATCATTTATCTGTACCGGCAAGATCTTAAAGCAGGATTACTTTTATGGGCGGTCACGTTTGGCGTTTCCTTGGCTTTTGCGGGGCTTAACGGTATTATTGTCACCCTCTTTGCTGGTTTGACCGGAATCGTGATGGGGGAACTGTATAGAAGAAAAAAATCTGCATTTGCGGTTCTGCTTGGTGCGAGTTTGTCCAACATCGTGAACATGCTGGGAACGCTTGCGATTGCTCAAGTATTCATGGGTATCAATTTTGTTAAAGAATTAGAGACTCAGTTTCAAAGTGCGATAGGAACAGCGGAAGATCTTTATAAATCGGGTGGACAAGATCCTGCCCAAATCGAAAGGCTTAAAGAGCAAGCGGAGTTAATTCCGATGATGCTTCCGACATATATTATCGGAGGAGCTGTTATCCTTGCCTTCTTAACGCATATTGCTGCAAGAATGCTGATGAAAAGAATGCGTTATGATGTGCCATCGTTCCCTCCATTTCGTGAGTGGAACCTGCCAAAATCGTTTTTGTGGTATTATATTATAGCGATTGTTTTAACATTTAGTATGCCTGAAAAGGGTACGTCATTATATATTGTAACGATAAATTTGTATATGATATTATCGTTTGTACTTATAATACAAGGTTTCACAGTTATTTTTTATTATGCCTGGATAAAGAATTGGAAGAGAAAAAGAATCATATTGTTGGTTATACTCTTATTTTTGCTGAGCTCTATCCTGCCGATTCCTCTGGAAGTCGTTAAATTCTTAGGTATAATTGATTTAGGATTCATGATAAAAAAACGGTTGAAACCAAAACAGTAG
- the rpsR gene encoding 30S ribosomal protein S18, whose translation MAGRRGGRQKRRKVCFFTVNKITYIDYKDTDLLKRFVSERGKILPRRVTGTSAKYQRQLTRAIKRSRHMALLPYVSE comes from the coding sequence ATGGCTGGACGTCGTGGTGGACGCCAAAAGCGTCGTAAGGTTTGTTTCTTCACTGTAAACAAAATCACTTACATCGACTACAAGGACACTGATCTTTTAAAGCGTTTCGTTTCTGAGCGCGGTAAGATTCTTCCTCGTCGTGTAACTGGTACATCTGCTAAATATCAACGTCAATTGACTCGTGCGATTAAACGCTCTCGTCACATGGCATTGTTACCATATGTATCTGAATAA
- the ssb gene encoding single-stranded DNA-binding protein, with product MLNRVVLVGRLTKDPELKYTPNGVAVANFTLAVNRPFSNQQGEREADFINCVVWRKPAENVANFLKKGSLAGVDGRLQTRSYENQQGQRVYVTEVMAESVQFLEPKNANAGGQQYQGNSNNFGGPSNDRGFGQQNQNRSYGSDNGFGGQQQQQNPKRNNFNDDPFANDGTPIDISDDDLPF from the coding sequence ATGCTAAATCGAGTAGTACTGGTGGGACGTTTAACAAAAGACCCAGAATTAAAGTACACTCCAAACGGTGTGGCTGTTGCTAACTTCACACTTGCTGTCAATCGACCTTTTTCGAATCAGCAAGGTGAGCGCGAAGCAGATTTCATTAACTGTGTCGTGTGGCGTAAGCCCGCTGAAAATGTAGCGAACTTCTTGAAAAAGGGATCGCTTGCAGGAGTGGATGGACGTTTGCAAACTCGTTCTTACGAGAACCAGCAGGGTCAAAGAGTGTATGTTACTGAAGTAATGGCAGAAAGTGTTCAATTCCTTGAACCTAAAAACGCTAATGCTGGAGGCCAGCAATATCAAGGCAACAGCAACAACTTTGGTGGACCATCAAATGACCGCGGATTTGGGCAGCAAAATCAGAACCGCAGCTATGGAAGTGACAACGGATTTGGAGGACAGCAACAACAGCAGAATCCAAAACGTAATAACTTCAACGATGACCCGTTTGCAAATGATGGCACGCCAATCGACATCTCTGATGACGATTTGCCATTTTAA
- the rpsF gene encoding 30S ribosomal protein S6, giving the protein MKKYEIMYIVRPNIEEEALKATKERAKSILTDNGAEIANEKEMGKKRLAYEINDFRDGYYTLLEVNAPNEAINEFDRLMKINEDVLRFMTIVDERN; this is encoded by the coding sequence ATGAAAAAGTACGAAATTATGTACATCGTCCGTCCGAATATCGAAGAGGAAGCTCTTAAGGCAACGAAAGAGCGTGCGAAAAGCATCCTAACTGACAACGGTGCGGAGATCGCGAACGAAAAGGAAATGGGTAAAAAGCGTTTAGCTTACGAAATCAATGACTTCCGCGATGGATATTACACGCTATTGGAAGTTAACGCTCCAAACGAAGCGATTAATGAATTCGACCGTCTTATGAAGATCAACGAAGATGTTCTTCGTTTCATGACAATCGTAGACGAAAGAAATTAA
- the ychF gene encoding redox-regulated ATPase YchF encodes MALTTGIVGLPNVGKSTLFNAITQAGAESANYPFCTIDPNVGIVEVPDHRLQKLTEMVQPKKVVPTTFEFTDIAGIVKGASKGEGLGNKFLSHIRQTDAILQVVRCFDDENITHVHGKVNPIDDIEVINLELIFADLESIDKRVARVEKLAKSKDKEAVAEFAVLSKIKEALMQELPARSVDLTPEEKKIVHTMHLLTMKPILYVANVSEDELLEGTNEHVEAVKEYAARENAEVIVICAKVEEEIAELDGDEKMAFLGELGIEEAGLDKLIRASYSLLGLATYFTAGVQEVRAWTFRKGMKAPACAGIIHTDFERGFIRAEIVAYDDLMAAGNMAAAKEKGKVRLEGKEYEMKDGDVVHFRFNV; translated from the coding sequence GTGGCTCTTACAACTGGAATCGTTGGTTTACCGAACGTTGGTAAATCTACATTGTTTAATGCTATTACACAAGCAGGTGCTGAATCTGCTAACTATCCGTTCTGTACGATCGATCCAAACGTTGGAATCGTTGAAGTACCTGACCACCGTCTTCAAAAATTAACAGAGATGGTACAGCCGAAAAAAGTAGTACCTACAACTTTTGAGTTTACAGACATCGCTGGAATCGTAAAAGGTGCGAGTAAAGGAGAAGGGTTAGGAAACAAATTCTTATCTCACATCCGTCAAACAGATGCGATCCTTCAAGTTGTTCGTTGTTTTGATGATGAAAACATCACGCACGTTCACGGAAAAGTTAACCCGATCGATGATATTGAAGTTATCAACCTAGAGCTTATCTTTGCAGATCTTGAGTCTATCGACAAGCGTGTTGCACGTGTTGAAAAGCTTGCAAAGTCAAAAGACAAAGAAGCTGTAGCAGAGTTTGCTGTTCTTTCAAAGATCAAAGAAGCTCTTATGCAAGAACTTCCTGCACGAAGTGTTGATCTAACACCTGAAGAAAAGAAGATTGTTCACACGATGCACCTTCTTACAATGAAGCCGATTCTTTACGTTGCTAACGTGAGCGAAGATGAGCTTTTAGAAGGCACGAACGAGCATGTTGAAGCAGTTAAAGAATATGCGGCACGTGAAAATGCGGAAGTTATCGTAATCTGTGCAAAAGTTGAAGAAGAAATCGCTGAGCTTGATGGCGACGAAAAGATGGCATTTTTAGGTGAACTAGGTATCGAAGAAGCAGGTCTTGATAAGCTGATCCGTGCTTCATATTCTCTACTTGGTTTAGCTACTTACTTTACAGCAGGTGTTCAAGAAGTACGTGCTTGGACGTTCCGTAAAGGCATGAAGGCTCCAGCTTGTGCGGGAATCATTCATACTGACTTTGAAAGAGGATTTATCCGTGCAGAGATCGTAGCTTATGATGATCTTATGGCAGCGGGGAACATGGCAGCTGCGAAAGAAAAAGGTAAGGTTCGTCTTGAAGGTAAAGAATATGAGATGAAAGATGGAGATGTTGTTCATTTCCGTTTTAATGTTTAA
- a CDS encoding DUF951 domain-containing protein yields the protein MQQKEFQLHDEVEMKKQHPCGTNRWKVIRMGADIRIKCMGCQHSVMLPRAEFAKKIKKVLASPGE from the coding sequence ATGCAGCAAAAAGAATTTCAACTTCACGATGAAGTAGAAATGAAAAAACAGCATCCATGTGGAACGAATCGTTGGAAAGTCATTCGAATGGGTGCTGATATTAGGATTAAGTGCATGGGGTGCCAGCATAGCGTGATGCTGCCAAGAGCTGAGTTCGCTAAAAAAATCAAGAAAGTTTTAGCATCCCCTGGTGAGTAA
- a CDS encoding mechanosensitive ion channel family protein, with amino-acid sequence MFSDKEWWTGIATTSLKILGIIILAIIFKYIIKAAIANVFKVRLKSPLRLSERRENTLFRLLDNVASYVIYFVAILTILTEFGVDIKAILAGAGVVGLAIGFGAQSLVKDIITGFFIIFENQFSVGDTVRITNFEGTVEEIGLRTTKIKSWTGELHILPNSSITEVTNFSVHNSIAVVDLSIAYEEDIDKAQNIIQEVVKNAKPNYPEMVKEPEVLGVQMLGASEVVIRVTAEVLPMTHFKIARELRKTLKHELEVAGIEIPYPKMVTYQKEPVPKEHK; translated from the coding sequence ATTTTTTCCGATAAAGAATGGTGGACAGGCATTGCTACTACGAGTTTAAAGATTTTAGGAATCATAATACTCGCTATTATCTTCAAATATATTATAAAAGCAGCGATCGCTAATGTTTTTAAAGTTCGACTGAAATCTCCTCTTCGTTTAAGTGAGAGAAGAGAGAATACTCTTTTTAGACTGTTAGATAACGTTGCTTCTTATGTTATTTATTTCGTAGCGATCTTAACGATATTAACGGAGTTTGGTGTAGATATTAAAGCGATTCTTGCCGGTGCTGGAGTGGTTGGTCTAGCAATTGGTTTCGGTGCCCAAAGTCTTGTGAAAGATATCATTACAGGCTTTTTCATCATTTTTGAAAATCAGTTCTCTGTTGGAGACACGGTACGAATCACAAACTTTGAAGGAACCGTTGAAGAAATTGGATTAAGAACGACAAAAATTAAAAGCTGGACAGGAGAATTACATATCCTGCCGAATTCGTCTATCACAGAAGTTACGAATTTTTCTGTTCATAACAGCATCGCGGTCGTTGATTTGAGTATTGCTTATGAAGAGGATATCGATAAAGCTCAAAATATTATTCAAGAGGTAGTGAAGAACGCTAAGCCGAACTATCCTGAGATGGTCAAAGAACCAGAAGTATTAGGTGTTCAGATGCTCGGTGCATCAGAAGTTGTCATTCGTGTTACGGCAGAGGTGCTTCCGATGACGCACTTCAAGATCGCACGTGAACTTCGTAAAACGTTAAAACACGAGCTAGAAGTAGCGGGAATTGAGATACCGTATCCAAAAATGGTCACGTATCAAAAAGAACCAGTGCCAAAAGAACATAAATAA
- the yyaC gene encoding spore protease YyaC, whose translation MFLKRKLGLGKPIQYKLHHEDKEAMLRITEQILPMLPESVHQPVVVVCIGTDRSTGDALGPLVGTKLHNKDTFPFFVYGTLDDPVHAVNLEEKLKMIATEHPGAFVIGIDACLGRLNHVGMVSINDGPVKPGAGVNKQLPPVGDMHITGIVNVSGFMEYFVLQNTRLSIVMKMADLIADSLHMACLRKKIQQKNMIASTESRSQDIYKIQ comes from the coding sequence ATGTTCCTCAAACGGAAGCTGGGATTAGGGAAACCCATTCAATATAAATTGCACCACGAAGACAAGGAAGCGATGCTCAGAATCACCGAACAAATTTTACCTATGCTTCCGGAATCAGTTCATCAGCCTGTTGTCGTTGTTTGTATAGGAACAGACAGATCAACAGGTGATGCATTAGGCCCTCTAGTTGGTACAAAATTGCACAACAAAGATACATTCCCATTCTTTGTGTACGGCACACTAGATGATCCCGTTCATGCGGTGAATTTAGAAGAAAAGTTAAAGATGATCGCTACCGAGCATCCAGGTGCTTTTGTTATAGGAATTGATGCTTGCTTAGGTCGATTAAACCACGTTGGCATGGTCTCGATCAACGATGGACCTGTCAAACCAGGAGCTGGCGTTAACAAACAGCTGCCGCCTGTTGGAGATATGCACATTACAGGTATCGTAAACGTCAGTGGTTTTATGGAATACTTCGTTCTTCAAAACACACGCCTCAGTATCGTGATGAAGATGGCTGATCTAATCGCTGACTCTCTTCATATGGCTTGTTTACGTAAAAAGATTCAACAAAAAAACATGATAGCAAGCACCGAATCTCGTTCACAAGACATTTATAAAATTCAATAA
- a CDS encoding DUF554 domain-containing protein produces the protein MSLLGTIVNGIAIIAGSFLGLFWTNISDRYKDTILQAMALAVTILGIGMGLKSEQFLIVIASLAVGGALGEWWNLEERLNAIGKWLETKIGKQDKGSVATGFVTATLVFVVGAMSIVGALDSGLRQQHDVLYTKALIDGFCAILFTSTLGIGVMFSAIPVVLYQGIIALMATQIDRFVSQELMDALIVEITGTGGIMIVAIGLNLLGITKIRVANLLPGLLIATILVFIVEKWESILAFSQGLM, from the coding sequence ATGTCACTGTTAGGAACGATAGTTAACGGTATTGCAATTATTGCAGGAAGCTTTTTAGGATTATTTTGGACGAATATTTCTGATCGCTATAAAGATACGATCTTACAAGCGATGGCATTAGCTGTTACAATCTTGGGAATCGGAATGGGTTTGAAGAGCGAGCAGTTCTTAATCGTGATCGCAAGCTTAGCGGTCGGCGGTGCTCTCGGTGAGTGGTGGAATCTTGAAGAACGATTGAACGCGATCGGAAAGTGGCTCGAGACGAAGATAGGGAAGCAAGACAAGGGATCGGTAGCTACCGGTTTTGTAACGGCTACTCTTGTGTTTGTCGTTGGAGCAATGTCGATCGTAGGTGCTCTAGACAGTGGCCTTAGACAACAGCATGATGTTCTGTATACAAAAGCGTTGATCGATGGATTCTGTGCGATACTATTTACTTCAACACTTGGCATCGGTGTTATGTTTTCTGCTATTCCGGTCGTGTTATATCAAGGAATAATCGCTTTGATGGCCACACAGATCGATCGCTTCGTTTCTCAGGAATTGATGGATGCCTTAATTGTGGAGATTACAGGAACTGGTGGAATCATGATCGTCGCGATCGGACTGAATTTACTTGGCATCACTAAGATTCGTGTTGCAAACCTTCTGCCGGGTCTGCTCATCGCAACGATTTTAGTTTTTATCGTTGAAAAATGGGAAAGTATTCTAGCGTTCTCACAAGGATTGATGTAA
- a CDS encoding ParB/RepB/Spo0J family partition protein produces MVKGLGKGLHAFFPPTEAGEEEQIKEVSISELRPNPYQPRKVFDQKAIEELKESIIEHGILQPIVVRKSIKGFEIVLGERRFRAASEAGLKVIPVIVKDYDEQKMMEVALIENLQREDLNPVEEAQAYQKLMEHLKLTQEELATRVGKSRPHIANHIRLLQLPKPVLELLSNGQISMGHGRALLGLKKKTKMQLIVDRVMNENLNVRQLEKLISDINMNVSRGTKKKTVPANVFFQEKESSLRDRFGTSVSIKKSKRKGKIEIEFFSQDDLERILELLEK; encoded by the coding sequence TTGGTGAAAGGGTTAGGTAAAGGGCTGCATGCTTTCTTTCCCCCAACAGAAGCAGGGGAAGAAGAGCAGATTAAAGAAGTCAGTATATCAGAGCTAAGGCCAAATCCGTATCAGCCTCGAAAAGTTTTTGACCAAAAAGCCATTGAAGAACTAAAAGAATCCATTATCGAACATGGTATTCTTCAACCCATTGTTGTACGAAAAAGCATTAAAGGATTTGAAATCGTTCTTGGGGAAAGACGATTCCGTGCTGCTTCAGAAGCCGGATTGAAAGTGATCCCTGTAATCGTAAAAGATTATGACGAACAAAAAATGATGGAAGTTGCTTTAATCGAGAACTTGCAGCGTGAAGATCTGAATCCTGTTGAAGAGGCTCAAGCTTATCAGAAGCTGATGGAACACTTGAAACTAACACAAGAAGAGCTAGCTACTCGTGTTGGAAAAAGTCGTCCTCACATCGCAAACCACATTCGTTTGCTTCAGCTCCCAAAACCTGTTCTTGAACTCTTATCCAACGGACAAATATCAATGGGACATGGACGAGCACTGCTAGGTCTTAAGAAAAAGACGAAGATGCAGCTTATCGTTGACCGGGTAATGAATGAAAACTTAAATGTCAGACAGCTTGAGAAGTTGATCTCTGATATTAATATGAATGTTTCACGTGGAACAAAGAAAAAAACAGTCCCAGCGAACGTTTTTTTCCAAGAAAAAGAATCATCTTTACGAGATCGTTTTGGAACGTCAGTTTCGATTAAGAAATCGAAACGAAAAGGAAAGATCGAGATCGAATTCTTTTCACAAGATGATTTAGAACGTATTTTAGAGCTGTTAGAAAAGTAA
- a CDS encoding AAA family ATPase, whose translation MAKTIAVANQKGGVGKTTTSVNLGACLAYFGKKVLLVDIDPQGNATSGVGVDKGDIDQCIYNVLVEDVEVKDVIVETICEGLHILPSTIQLAGAEIELVPTISREVRLKRALEKVSANYDFIIIDCPPSLGLLTINSLTASDSVIIPVQCEYYALEGLSQLLNTVRLVQKHLNTDLMIDGVLLTMLDARTNLGIQVIEEVKKYFQDKVYETIIPRNVRLSEAPSHGKPIIIYDPKSRGADVYLDFAKEVIGIGERVR comes from the coding sequence GTGGCCAAGACCATTGCAGTAGCCAACCAGAAAGGCGGAGTCGGAAAAACGACTACGTCGGTCAACCTTGGTGCATGCTTAGCATATTTCGGTAAAAAAGTATTGCTCGTAGACATAGATCCTCAAGGGAACGCAACAAGTGGAGTAGGTGTAGATAAAGGGGATATCGACCAGTGTATCTACAACGTTCTCGTCGAGGATGTAGAAGTAAAAGATGTGATCGTCGAGACCATCTGTGAAGGTTTACATATCCTCCCGTCGACGATACAGCTTGCTGGAGCTGAAATCGAACTCGTACCAACGATCTCTCGAGAAGTTCGTTTGAAAAGAGCGTTAGAAAAGGTAAGTGCTAATTACGATTTTATTATTATCGATTGTCCGCCATCTTTAGGACTACTTACCATCAACTCGTTAACAGCTTCTGATTCAGTTATTATACCTGTTCAGTGCGAGTATTACGCACTAGAGGGTTTAAGTCAGCTTTTAAACACAGTAAGACTTGTACAAAAGCATTTAAATACTGATCTGATGATCGACGGTGTGCTGCTTACCATGCTGGATGCACGTACAAACTTAGGGATTCAAGTTATTGAAGAAGTAAAAAAATATTTTCAAGATAAAGTGTATGAAACCATCATACCAAGAAACGTTAGACTATCAGAAGCGCCTAGTCACGGGAAACCGATCATCATCTATGATCCAAAATCCCGAGGTGCTGATGTTTATTTAGATTTTGCGAAGGAAGTGATCGGCATTGGTGAAAGGGTTAGGTAA
- the noc gene encoding nucleoid occlusion protein — translation MKHPFSRLFGIGEKSQQTLDPEPAEKNDNEEVLQLPVQRIIPNRFQPRTVFIDERIEELSQTIEAHGIIQPIVVRGIGDDKYELIAGERRWRAVQKLGWEKIPAIIKEMDDSQTASVALIENLQREELTAIEEAMAYAKLLELHGLTQEGLAQKLGKGQSTIANKLRLLKLPQSIQDALLQKKVTERHARALIVLKSPEKMEAVLQEIIEKQLNVKQTEERVKRMIESESAEKKPQSRRKSYSKDMRLAINTVRQSVDMVVQSGLSIDTEEEEHEEFYQFTIRIPKK, via the coding sequence ATGAAGCATCCTTTTTCACGTTTATTCGGCATCGGCGAAAAGAGCCAGCAAACCTTAGATCCAGAACCAGCTGAAAAAAACGACAACGAAGAAGTACTTCAACTTCCGGTTCAAAGAATCATACCCAACCGGTTTCAGCCTCGTACGGTTTTTATAGATGAACGAATCGAAGAGTTATCACAGACGATTGAAGCTCACGGAATCATTCAGCCCATCGTTGTTCGAGGTATTGGCGACGACAAATACGAGCTGATCGCGGGCGAACGTAGGTGGCGTGCTGTCCAAAAACTTGGATGGGAAAAGATCCCGGCGATCATTAAAGAGATGGACGACTCGCAAACGGCTTCTGTAGCACTTATCGAGAACCTTCAGCGAGAAGAGTTGACCGCTATTGAAGAAGCGATGGCTTATGCTAAGCTTCTAGAACTGCACGGACTTACACAAGAAGGTCTTGCTCAAAAGTTAGGGAAAGGTCAGTCTACGATTGCGAACAAGCTGCGTCTGTTAAAGCTTCCGCAGTCTATTCAAGATGCCCTTTTGCAGAAAAAAGTAACAGAACGTCATGCTCGTGCATTGATCGTTTTGAAATCTCCTGAAAAGATGGAGGCCGTTCTTCAAGAGATCATCGAAAAGCAATTGAATGTAAAGCAGACGGAAGAACGTGTAAAACGCATGATCGAATCTGAATCAGCAGAAAAGAAACCTCAGTCACGCCGTAAATCGTATAGCAAAGATATGCGACTCGCGATCAATACGGTAAGACAATCGGTGGACATGGTCGTGCAAAGCGGACTTTCTATCGATACTGAAGAAGAAGAGCATGAGGAGTTCTATCAATTTACGATTCGCATTCCAAAAAAATAA
- the rsmG gene encoding 16S rRNA (guanine(527)-N(7))-methyltransferase RsmG → MNIELFQTSLKEKGVELSEKQLSQFETYFNLLVEWNEKMNLTAITEKEEVYLKHFYDSVTAGFYFDFNQNITVCDVGAGAGFPAIPLKIAFPEIKLTVVDSLNKRIGFLQHVVDELGLEEVSLYHDRAETFAHRPEFRQTFDLVTARAVARLSVLSELCLPLVKIGGHFLGMKGANLPEEVRDGEKAVKLLGGKVKDIHSFVLPIEESERNIIVIDKVKETPKKFPRKPGTPNKSPIS, encoded by the coding sequence ATGAATATAGAATTGTTTCAAACTTCCTTAAAGGAAAAGGGAGTCGAATTATCAGAAAAGCAGCTTTCACAGTTCGAAACGTATTTTAATCTGCTTGTTGAGTGGAACGAAAAAATGAATCTTACAGCGATCACGGAAAAAGAAGAAGTGTATTTGAAACACTTTTATGATTCTGTGACGGCAGGTTTTTATTTTGATTTTAATCAAAACATCACGGTGTGCGACGTTGGGGCTGGAGCAGGATTTCCGGCAATCCCACTGAAGATCGCATTTCCAGAGATCAAGCTAACTGTTGTTGATTCTCTGAATAAACGCATCGGCTTTTTGCAGCACGTAGTTGATGAACTTGGTTTAGAAGAAGTGTCTCTGTATCATGACCGTGCAGAAACATTTGCTCACCGTCCTGAATTTAGACAGACGTTCGATCTTGTGACGGCTCGTGCGGTTGCTAGACTATCTGTACTATCCGAACTCTGTTTGCCACTCGTGAAAATTGGTGGACACTTCTTGGGTATGAAAGGTGCTAACCTTCCTGAAGAAGTGAGAGACGGAGAAAAGGCTGTGAAACTTTTAGGCGGTAAAGTAAAAGATATTCATTCGTTCGTGTTGCCAATCGAGGAGAGCGAACGCAATATCATTGTCATCGATAAAGTAAAAGAAACACCAAAGAAATTTCCGCGTAAACCAGGAACGCCAAACAAATCTCCTATTTCATAA